The stretch of DNA CTCTCACAAACCTGGGGGTCTGACTGCAGGTGACAGAACATGATACCAGGAGCAAATCCACACCCAGAAGAATCACATCTCCTACCCACAGGTTTGGGAAACCTCAATCGATagaaacattttgctttttccaaGTAGGCAAAAGattcatacagaaaaaaaagacctCCTTGCCTCCTTTTTGGATGACAGATCCATTCTTACATAGATATGGGAACCTGATCAGAACTGGAATAAATAACCTCCAAGGTATAACCTAGATAGGCCTGAAGAGCTGATGCATCACtaagagacaaaaaaaccctcctgaTTTTTAACATGGACTTCCTTTCCTTAGCAAGGTCATAAAGAGTTATATTTCAGCCCTGACATGCAGCAAGTCTCCTACTCAGTCACTGCTCCTGCACATTTGCATTGGTCCTCACGCATTTCCCTTATTACATTGCTCCTACACGATTGCTTTTGCATTGGTCCTCACTCATTTCCCTCATGTCTGGAGATTATTTTGCATGGACATCTGCAAAGTTTTATCAGTCTGAAGTTTTTTCCTAGCCTCTCATTTACAATATCATATCATCTTCAAATCTTTTCTTGTTGCTCTCCCACCTCTTTTAGGTCATGAGTGGCGCTTAGGGCTGGGGGGGCAGTGGAGTCACTCACTTCACCATACCTTGCACAATTTCATCTTGGGTGTAGGCACGGTTGTCCACTCCAGTTGCCTGCTTTATGAACTTGGGTTGGCAGAAGTCATTTTCTGGAGGGTAGTCCTCTAGCTTCAGAGGAGCAGTGAGGAAACAAATTTCGGGGACAATATACATGATCAGGAAAATCCAGCCATTGGACACCAGAGCAATGGCCACAACAGGATCATCCCACACTTGTTTGTCTAAAACCGTGTTGCCTTTTATGAGCATAGTGATCCACACCACCCAAATGGCAATGGAGAACAGGACAGTGACAAAGATGTGCGCCCCGTGCCTCTTCCAGCTTTTATATGGACCACAGAATGTGAACATGGAAACCAAGAAGGTCAGAGCCATGAGGAACAGCACGTAGATCAGAAGCATGACGAAGTCCTTGTTGGTATTCTCCCGAGTCATATTCAGGAATTCTTCTCTCTGGTTTACAAACATGGTGACTAAGTACTCAATGTTGATCACAACTTGTACCAGGGCAAAGGAAacaaggaagagcagcagcacccgCCAGGAGAagggcttttttcctctcactaGTTTGTTGAGGTTGCAGGCATGAGTGAGGAGGCACGAGAAGCAGAGAGCAAAGATGACCCCAAACAGGAAGAAGCGAGTGGGACGAGTCCTGTCATTGAGTTTAATGATGAAGGCAAAAGTGAGACCAAAAACGCCGAGCGTgcctaaaagaaagaaaaaatagacGGAGATCATGTGCCGCTTGCTGTTGTCTTGGACTTTGCAGATGAGGAAGAAGAGCGAGCAGATGAGGAAAATGGTGATGAGGatgcctgctgcagccagtgACTCCAGGACAATCCCCCAggccttctctgtgtcacagagCAGGTGGTAGTCAGCGCCGATGTTGCCGCAGCCCGGGGGAGGTGACGTTGTCATCCTCTTGCCTTCTTGAACAACCTCTCCAAAGCtgtagaaaaagagaaagcacagGCTGTCAAGTCAACCATCTGGGAACTGTCAACAgtggggaaggaggggcaggacagACCTCCATCCCCCTGGGCAAGGACACCACAGTGCTAAGGACATGGGGCAATGGCAGCAGAGTCACCTCAAAGTTTGGCACTGGCTCTCCATTAAGGCAAGCCAAGCCTCTCAGGAGGAGGCAATTCACCTTGCATGTCCTCTGTACCATGCCTGATGTTGTGCAACGTTTTAGGagtgtggggagcagggagaaggtgAGGTACTGGAGAGGGCACTTGCTTGTTGCCCTGCAGTGCAAAGACTGTGCTGCCTTGTCACTTCTGTGATACAAGAGCAGCTGTAGTCATAGCGCAGTTTACACTCTTCTAACAAGTTCAAACAACATCAGTACCTTGTACCAGGGAGATTCAGACACAAACAATGCAGAACAGGAAACTCATTGTTCTCTTTTACattcattttcccccttttacaTTCTCTGAGGCACTTCTGGCTTTGGTTTACCATTAGGAATGAAGGGGGAACTTAAACACCTTTTACCTTGCAGACAACTTATCCAGATGCCTTCAGCACAGCCCTTCTCACTCCAAATTCAACAGCAAATACAGGCCACCAACCGCCAGCCCTGATCTCATATTTCTCCTTCTTCACAGCAGTGTAGCAATAAGGAGTGTCTCAAAGACCTCACTCTCCTTCCCAAGACACTGCCTTGCACTGAGGAGAGGCCTGACACATCACAGCCAGTGCTGTTCATTGTGTGACAAGTTACCAAGTCACTGCATGAGGAGTCCACAAACACACGATGTCAAGGTCCCTAACACACCCCTGCTGTCTCATCCTAAGGACTTCAGTGCTGTCTGAGCAAGCCTGTCTCCCAGGGGATAGGAGAGCTTAAGTGGGCTCTTCAGGGGAATCAAGTCCCCTAACTTTCTTGGGAGCTTGAAGCATGTGCAGAAACCACAGCACGGGGGCCTTTGGCACATCACAGCACCGAGGGAGTTTAGACCTAAGGGGCCAGGTACTGATTTCTAAACACTAAATTCCTCACAAAGGCTTGAGTCTCTAAAATCTATCAAAAGAGGACTTTAGATACAATATCACAATGAAACATGAGCAACCAGTCCTTAATGGTGACCCACACTGGAAAAATAAGCTttctaatagaaaaaaaaaaaaaatcaaccttgCAAAATGCGGACTTTAGTGCTCACTGTACCATTTGCCTTAATTTTCCTGTTCCAAAACAACATACTGCACTCACGAAGTTGGTTCTCAAACCCTTCCAGCAGATTTTAGTGATTGCAGATTGTGGTTTTAATAAATGGTTAGTTGATCTAACCAAGGGATGAACAAAGGGTGCAAATACCACTGActcactcccagccccacatATGCTTCAATGGACCTGCTTCTAACTGAATTGGGGACATATTTTTCCAGCTTCTAACCTCACTGTGTAAAAGATGTGCAGCTCTTCAAAAGGCTGGCTacaataaaatgcaaattattcAAATATGCAGGAACTTTGGACTTCCATAGAGAACATGGAACAAGTGGACAACACATGAAGGAGTTTTCACAGTCAAAGTACACAAAATTTTGGAGATTTATGATCTCTTGCACAGATATCTGGGTTATCTGGACAATTGAAAGTAATAAATTTCTGAAAATCTAGAGAGAAAATTCTAAAATTTTATCCACAGACGTTTACTGTTGATTAGATTAGCTTATCTGCTCACAGCTCGGGCAGATACAGACTGGTGCTCGCTGCTGAGGCACGTGGAGAGCCCAGAGAACCAGCGTGAGTGACCTGATGACAGCACGGAGCACACCCATAGCTTTGGGTCCTGACAGTGCTGACTGCAAGTGGTGCTTGCCACAGCCAGCCACCACAGCCAGAGGAACAAATGGGATGGAAATAACCTCCCTGACTTGCAGAACTGGGCCACCTGCAACCATTTTTactgccttctctttttttccagagtaGATGTCCTGCATAGCATGAAGAGGCATGAAGTGCCTCTACCCTGTCTCCTGGGTGATGATGCTCCCCAGAAGCTAAGTCTGCTCatccagcacccagagcagtgGAATTCCCCTAGGAATTCCAAGGGGCTCTGCAGTCCGTGCAAAGAAGCCTGTGCTGTAGTAGCTTATACAGCACACCCCAAATCATAGCTCTCGCTTGAGGGAGCAGGAGTCTTCTCCCTCCAGCTTGACCCTCCTTTCTCATTGACATTTGTACATGAAATACACCCATTCACCCACAGATTTCCAGTCGTTTCCCGGgagctctccccagccccagctggcagtgccatctCACACTCACGGCCGGGAGGCACTCTGAGGTGGCTGTGGCACCCCATGCCCCGCACGCCTTCCCAAcccagctgcagaaggcaggcCCAACCTGGATCCTGTAACACATCGCCTTCAATTACCTTTCTGGGTCCTGCCTggagaaagcagcagggaggctCCGTCCAGGAGAGGCACTTTTCCAGCGCACCAGGAGCCGGGCACCTCCGCTCCGCAAGGCCGGCCGAGCAGCagctccgcgcccgccgccccgggAGCTTTAACAgctggagggctggggaggtggggcTGAGCACGCCTATTCCAGTTCCACCGCCTCGCCTCTCCTCTCCCACGGGACACGGCTGTGAAAATTCGGCCCCGGTGCCAGGAAATGAAGTAAGGCCTCCTGACGTCAGCGGGGCACTCACCTCTGCGCCGGGGTGGGGAGGCAGCGCTGGGACAGCGCTGAATGCCGCTCGGTCAGACGCCTCATAAGGTGCTCCCCTGTCTGGCTCCTGGCACCCGTGGGTGGGGACCGCCACTATGACTAGCAGTGcgtcccctccctgctccgaGCCTTTTGTGTCTTTGCCTGCTTTCCCGCCAGATAAGCTGCTGGTAAAGCAGTCCGTGAGGAGGCTGTGGTGTGTGAGCGGGCCCGCGGTGCCCAGAGCCAGAGCGGCAAGCCTGGGTCCGGAGATGCTTTGTTTCCGCGGGGCTCTCAACAGGTGCTGCGAATGCGTGTGGGGACACGTCTGCTCTGCTTGTCCCTCCCGCCCGTGCCAGCGGGAGCCACCGGCTCCTTTCCTGGAAGGGGCAGCTCGGCTCTCCTTGTGCCTGGCTCCGAGCAGCCTCGCTCTCCGAAGGCTCGGTTCTGCCGGCTCGCCAGCGCTGAGTCACTTTGTCCAAATTGCTGCTGGCCCAAACAGTTAATGAGCAAAGGCAATGACAAATTCCCCCTTGCTCTACATTTTATGCCTCTGGCCTGACACACCTATCAGCACAACCCCAGCGAAATCCTCGAGTATATCCAAGGTCTTGGTGATttcatttgttattttaaatattactcACTGGCAGTACTTCATTATCCTGATTAAGGAATTGACATCAAGGCCTATCCACATGAAGGACTCAGTCCCTACACACAGCCCCAAACCTGAAAACCCCCCTCACCTCACAAAGTTTGTGCTCCTTCCCAAAgccaggaggaggcagagcagctgcaggtgcctgTGCTGAGGTCTAAGTGCCCACAGGTGTCTCATCTGcttgttaatttttttgttttagggcTTCTGGCTTATTTTTGGGTGCTGATCCTTTATGAATCTCCCATGTGGAGACTGCCAAAAAAACTCATACAAGAGAGTCCTCTCTTCCACACCCCACAGAAGTGCATGAGGACCTGCAGGGATGAGTGGCTCATCCAGTGAAAGGCAACACTCAGTGTAGTCACTGTGGGGTGGGCCATGCTGAGCCCTAAGACAGTTCTTTGTGTCCTTCCAATTTTTGTTTCAGTGCAAAATCCTGAGGCTTCTTAGAAAAGGACATACCAGGTTTCTCTCCATGAAATTGATCTAAAGTTTAAAGCAGGTCCTGGGCTTAGTGAGCCAGCCAAGAAGGAGGCAGTTATGAAAaatgagaagagaaaataagTAGAGATGGAGAGGAGCTTAGCAGCATCTCAGTGGGACCCAACTTGTCTTAGGAAAGCGTTCCAAGGAGCTTTCAAAGGTCACTGGTCACTGCCAGCCTATTTGCATCTTGTCAGGGCACATTATGGACTGCCAGCTACTTCCCTACATTTGTACAGACACAAAAATCCTTATGGAATAGACCATGTCAAATTATAtcgggggaaaaaaggagaaaagataaAAGTACCACAGACATTTTTCAGAATGCCTTAGAAATCCATGAGAGTCGGTCATCAAACATAACCTGTACTTTCAGCAGGCTAATGGGGCTACATTTAAAAACAATCCCAAACGATTTAGGAGCCTGAGGGCTGCTGACTCACTGTAGTGTGACACATGGTGTCCGTGGCTCTCATGCTGTGCCAAGGAGGGTGGAGAGGCACCACTGGTCTGCAGGTGTGAGTGCAAATGGCACAGTGATCACACCAGACAGGTGAGATGGCTGTCACCTCGCTTTAGGGACAGGATGTAACCTGCACATAGAGGCAC from Haemorhous mexicanus isolate bHaeMex1 chromosome 5, bHaeMex1.pri, whole genome shotgun sequence encodes:
- the LOC132327421 gene encoding retinoic acid-induced protein 3-like yields the protein MTTSPPPGCGNIGADYHLLCDTEKAWGIVLESLAAAGILITIFLICSLFFLICKVQDNSKRHMISVYFFFLLGTLGVFGLTFAFIIKLNDRTRPTRFFLFGVIFALCFSCLLTHACNLNKLVRGKKPFSWRVLLLFLVSFALVQVVINIEYLVTMFVNQREEFLNMTRENTNKDFVMLLIYVLFLMALTFLVSMFTFCGPYKSWKRHGAHIFVTVLFSIAIWVVWITMLIKGNTVLDKQVWDDPVVAIALVSNGWIFLIMYIVPEICFLTAPLKLEDYPPENDFCQPKFIKQATGVDNRAYTQDEIVQGNVNYSPYTSHFQMKAIEPQNDFSIPRPKARTSPYHDYTGGKSPM